The sequence TCTATCCTTCAGCCCGGTTCGGCGGCTATTACAGGCGTCCTGGCTACCGCTACGGTTTCCACGATCCGTTTCTCTACGGAGGCTACGGTTTCTCCGGCTATAACGGTGTCCGGAGCTTTACCGTCTATACCACGGAACTGGACATGAAGATTGACCGTGCGGTGGATGGCGAGCGCCTGTTTGAAGGCAAGGCCGAGGCGCTGTCGCGGTCGAAAAACCTGACCTATCTTGTACCCAATCTCGTCGAAGCGATGTTCACGGACTTTCCCGGCAACAACGGCGAGCAGGTACGGATTTCGATAGCCCCCGAAAAATAACAGACGGAGTGCCCTCTGGCTTGAAAGCGGATCAGCTTTCAAGCTGGCGGAGCAGCATCCGGACGTCATTGTCCATTTCGCTGTCTTCGCCGCGCAGATGCTCCACCAGTTTGACCGCATGGATGACCGTGCTGTGGTCGCGGCCGCCAAATTTCCGACCGATTTCGGGATAGCTGCGCGGCGTCATCACCTTGGCGAGATACATGGCAACCTGGCGCGGACGGGCCACCGCGCGGGCGCGGCGCTTCGATGACATCTCGTTGCGATCAAGCCGGTAATATTCGCACACCGTGCGCTGGATCTCGTCGATCGTGATCCGGCGGCGACAGGCGCTCAATATGTCCGATAATTGCTCCTCGGCCAGTTCGCGGGTGATCTCGCGTCCGGTGAGCTGTGCATAAGCGAGCAACTTGTTGAGTCCGCCTTCCAGCTCGCGCAGATTGCGGCTGATTGTACGGGCGAGAAAGTCGACGACCTCCTCTGAAACATTCTGGTGGGGCATGGTTGCAAGGCGATGCTCGAGAATATCGCGGCGCAATTCGAGGCCAGCCGACTGGATGTCTGCAACCAGCCCCATGGACAGACGCGACAGCAGCCGCTGGTCGACGCCATCGAGCGCTTGCGGTGGACGGTCTGCCGCGACGACAACGCGCTTGCCCTGGCTGATCAGCGAATCGACGGTGTGGAGAAATTCCTCCTGCGTGGAATTTTTTCCGACGATGAACTGGATGTCATCGATCATCAGCAGATCCGCTTCGCGCAGCGACGCCTTGAATTCCATGCCTTCGTTGCGGCGCATGGCGGAGACAAACTCGATCATGAACCGCTCGGCCGACATATAGATGATCGTCGAGGACGGAAATTCCTCGCGGAAAGCATGGCCGATGGCGTGCATCAGGTGAGTCTTGCCCTGGCCGGTCGAGGACTGGAGATAAAGTGGGCTGAACAGCGGTTTCTCTGCTGCTGCCGTGCGTTGCGCGGCATTGAGCGCCAGAACATTCGAGTGACCGGCAATAAACTGGTCAAACGTCATCCGCGGATCCAGATCAAGGCGAAATTTGCTTTCGGGAGCAGTTCTGTTGGCAGACTGTGCGGGAGCGCCACTAATGGGCGAAATCTTGGCGATTTTCGCGGTTCCTGATTGAGCCTGAAATGCCAGATCCGTGACCGCCGCGTGATGGGCCTTCCATGCCAGCAAAAGACGCTCGGCGTAACGGTCCCGGACCCAGGTGGCGGCAAATTCCGACGGGAGTTCCAGTTGCAGCAATCCGCTATCCGAATCGAACACCGAAAGTTTGATCGGCTTGATCCACTGGCCGAAAATCTGGGCACCCAGGTCCCGGCGGAGGCCGGAACAGATTTTGGCCCAGATAGATTCCAGATTATCAGAAATAACAGTTTCCCCGGCAACGGCAGTGTCTACAGACAGTCCGCTATCCCGGTTTTGTACGCTTTTACTCACGAGCATCCCCCGACCTCTTCCCCGATTGGCGCGCGATCATAACGCCGATACTTGACCGCAGATCCTGAATTCAGCAGCCTTCAATACCCCCAGCCATGGGAATGAATCGGGCGCAGACGTCCGTTGCTGAAAACACGTTTTCAACGATGATCTCAAATTTCAAATTAGGCCTCTTTGTGGCAATCGCAGCCACCAGCCGAGCCTCCTTAGTAAGCGCCTCTGCCTGAGTCGATCAAGGGCGGTGCTGTAAAAAAAATGAAATATATCGATTGACAGCGACAAGCCGTGGATTTTGCTAAATATCTTTTTAGGTCCTTGAAATACAGGGGAAATATACTGTGGATAAGGATGTATAACTCGCGAATCGCGGAGTCAGCTAGGGTTCTGGTTAATGGCAAAATGATCATGGCAAACCGCCATGTAAAATCTCCTCACGATCATCTTGTCGGCAAAGCTATGCAAATAGGCTTGCCAAAGGCGTCGTGATTTGGCAGTGGCGCTCGCCTGACCTCATCGATGCTCAATTGCATCGTGTTATGGGGGCGATTAGCTCAGTTGGTAGAGCGCTTCGTTTACACCGAAGATGTCGGCGGTTCGAGCCCGTCATCGCCCACCATCACCCCCAAATGGATCGGTGATGCCTTGCTTGGGCGAATCGCCTCAGCCAAATTCCGATATTGCAATAACGCAGGCCGCCGACAGGATGATTGCAGTCATTATCGGGAAAAGCCGCATTTTATTTTCCGGCAGCGCCTGTCCATCGAAATCGGAACGCGGTCGGTGGCCGGTGACCATCGGTCCAACCAGATTGGCTTTCAGGACGAAATGATAGACAGCGATCGCCGCGACATGCAGTCCGATCAGCACCGCCAGCAGATTGAAATTGAGTTCGTGGATCTCGGCCAACTGCCTCCCGGTATCGAACGACACCAGAACGGCAAGCGGTCCCGATTCCAGACCATCGACGTCTACGGAAAACAGTCCTGTCGCTATTTGGGTGGCAAGCGCCAGCAGCAGCGCAAAGACGCCGAATACGGCCAGCGGACTGTGCCCGAAGCTCGCGCGATATTCCCGTCTGCGCAGTTTTCCGATGTAGGATCTGAGCGATCCGATCTGTCGCACCATCGGGGCAAAACGCGCTGTCCATGTCCCGACCAGTCCCCAAATCAGCCGAAAAAGAACGAGGCCGAACATGGTCAGGCCAAGGCTTTTGTGCCAATCCATATGGTCCTCCTCTGCTGTCCACCAGAGCAGGGGAACGAGAATAACCATCAGCCAGTGCACCAGCCGGACGGCCCAGTCCCAGACCAGGATGCGCGGCGAACCCATCGTCATGACAGGCTAGTCATCCAGCCGATATTTGTCGTGACAGGCTTTGCACGTGCCGCCTGTGTTCTGGAAAGCGGCGGCAACGGCTGTGACATCGCCGCCTTGTGCGACCGTCTCGAGCTTTGCGGCTGCGTC comes from Sphingorhabdus sp. YGSMI21 and encodes:
- the dnaA gene encoding chromosomal replication initiator protein DnaA, with protein sequence MLVSKSVQNRDSGLSVDTAVAGETVISDNLESIWAKICSGLRRDLGAQIFGQWIKPIKLSVFDSDSGLLQLELPSEFAATWVRDRYAERLLLAWKAHHAAVTDLAFQAQSGTAKIAKISPISGAPAQSANRTAPESKFRLDLDPRMTFDQFIAGHSNVLALNAAQRTAAAEKPLFSPLYLQSSTGQGKTHLMHAIGHAFREEFPSSTIIYMSAERFMIEFVSAMRRNEGMEFKASLREADLLMIDDIQFIVGKNSTQEEFLHTVDSLISQGKRVVVAADRPPQALDGVDQRLLSRLSMGLVADIQSAGLELRRDILEHRLATMPHQNVSEEVVDFLARTISRNLRELEGGLNKLLAYAQLTGREITRELAEEQLSDILSACRRRITIDEIQRTVCEYYRLDRNEMSSKRRARAVARPRQVAMYLAKVMTPRSYPEIGRKFGGRDHSTVIHAVKLVEHLRGEDSEMDNDVRMLLRQLES
- a CDS encoding cytochrome b/b6 domain-containing protein yields the protein MTMGSPRILVWDWAVRLVHWLMVILVPLLWWTAEEDHMDWHKSLGLTMFGLVLFRLIWGLVGTWTARFAPMVRQIGSLRSYIGKLRRREYRASFGHSPLAVFGVFALLLALATQIATGLFSVDVDGLESGPLAVLVSFDTGRQLAEIHELNFNLLAVLIGLHVAAIAVYHFVLKANLVGPMVTGHRPRSDFDGQALPENKMRLFPIMTAIILSAACVIAISEFG